Sequence from the Coriobacteriia bacterium genome:
TCGAGCGTGAGCGTCCCGTTCCACCCCGGATCGATATAGCCTGCGGTCGAGTGGATGAGCAGCCCGAGGCGGCCGAGCGACGACTTGCCCTCGAGCCGCGCGACGATGTCGCTCGGCAGGGTCACCTTCTCGACCGTCGCACCCAGCACGAACTCACCGGGGTGCAGGACGAACGGTTCTTCCACCGACGCCTCGACGAGGTCCATCAACCCGCGCTGCTCCACCGACGGATCGATGTACGGGTACCTCGAGTTACGGAACACCTGGAACTGCGTACCGAGATGCAGGTCGATGCTCGAAGGCTGGATGTCCGCAGAATCGCACGGATCGACCACGATCCGGCCAACGGCCATCTCCTCGATTATGGAGCGATCACTGAGCACCATCGCGTCGGCCTATGCGCACTTGCTGAAGCCACACGCACGGCATACCGCGCAACCGCTCTCGTGCTCGAGTGCGCCACCGCACTCGGGGCATGCGCCCGCGAGGTTGACGAGTTCGTCGGTGTTCTTCGAGACCATCGTGGACGCGGTCCCGGTCTCCATCCACTCAAGGTAGTGCTCCATCGCGATGCCCACCGCGTCCGCGCACGAGAGCACCTTGCCGCCCTGCGCCCACGCGGGGCTGGGGCACCGGATGCCACGGAGGTGCTTCAGGATCGCCTGCGGATCGACACCGGCGCGCAGGGAGACCGAGATCATCCGCGAGAGCGCCTCGGACTGGCTTGCCGCACATCCGCCGGACTTGCCCATTTGTGTGAAGACCTCGCACAGACCCTGCTCGTCCGAGTTGATGGTTACGTAGAGGTTGCCGCAGCCCGTCTGGATCTTCTCGGTCCTGCCCATCGTCACCGAGGGGCGCGGACGAGGCTCGATCTCACCGTGGCGCGCAGGCTCTGCTGCGGCGCCGGCCTTCCCCGTCTTGCCCGTGGAGAGGACCTGGTTCTCCTTGCTGCCGTCGCGGTAGATGGTGACACCCTTCACGCCCAGTTCGTGCGCGAGGTCGTACACGTGACGCACGTCCTCGACCGTAGCCTCATTGCTGAAGTTGACGGTCTTCGACACTGCGTTGTCGGTCGACTTCTGGAACGCCGCCTGCATGCGAACATGCCACTCCGGCGCTACTTCGTGTGCAGTCACGAACACGCGCTGGATGTCGGCGGGCACGCCCTCGACGCCGGCAACCGAGCCGTGCTCGGCGATGAGCGCCATCAGGTCACGGCTGTAGAAGCCCTGCTTGAGGGCGAGGTCCTCGAACAGCGGGTTCACCTCGATGAGCCGATCGTTGTCCATAACCGTGCGGACGTACGAGACAGCGAACAGCGGCTCGATGCCCGAGGAGCAGTTGGCGATGATCGAAAGGGTGCCCGTGGGGGCGATGGTCGTGACCGTAGCGTTCCGGAGACGGATGCCCTCGGGAGTGTCGTAGACCGAGCCCTCCCAGTTCGGGAACACCCCACGCTCCTCGGCCAGCTTCATCGACGCCTGGCGCGACTCGGCCAGGATGAATCCCATGATCTTCTCACCAAGTGCAACGGCTTCCTCGGAGTCATAGCCGATGCCTATCATGATCAGCATGTCGGCCCAACCCATGACGCCTAGGCCGATCTTGCGGTTGCCGTGCACGAGCTCGGCGATCTTCGGCAGTGGATACTCATTGACTTCGATGACGTCGTCGAGGAAGCGCACGCCCCGATGCACCACGTCCGCGAGGCGGTCCCAGTCGAGGTCCGGGCCGGACTCGGTGTATCGGACCATCTTCGAGAGATTGACCGAGCCGAGGTTGCACGCCTCGTACGGGAGTAGCGGCTGCTCCCCGCACGGGTTAGTGGACTCGATCTCGCCAAGCGCCGGCGTGGGGTTCTCGCGGTTCATACGGTCGATGAAGA
This genomic interval carries:
- the dcd gene encoding dCTP deaminase; its protein translation is MVLSDRSIIEEMAVGRIVVDPCDSADIQPSSIDLHLGTQFQVFRNSRYPYIDPSVEQRGLMDLVEASVEEPFVLHPGEFVLGATVEKVTLPSDIVARLEGKSSLGRLGLLIHSTAGYIDPGWNGTLTLELSNVANLPIVLTPGMAIGQISFMRMTTPVDRPYGTPGLGSKYQGQVEPTPSRSYKGRR
- a CDS encoding vitamin B12-dependent ribonucleotide reductase — protein: MPEQDTATYSRTIDETLSPNSVKVLQKRYLQKDDDGQPIERPSDMFIRVAENIASAEARFGATPEQVAETARDYYDLMTSLEFLPNSPTLMNAGRELQQLSACFVLPVADSMDSIFGAVRDTAIIHKSGGGTGFSFSRLRPAGDQVRSTQGVSSGPISFMRVFNQATEAVKQGGTRRGANMGVLRVDHPDIMDFIKCKLDGDFQNFNISVALTEDFMDAVAAGAPYDLRNPRDGQPAGQFDAREVYELIVEMAWATGDPGIIFIDRMNRENPTPALGEIESTNPCGEQPLLPYEACNLGSVNLSKMVRYTESGPDLDWDRLADVVHRGVRFLDDVIEVNEYPLPKIAELVHGNRKIGLGVMGWADMLIMIGIGYDSEEAVALGEKIMGFILAESRQASMKLAEERGVFPNWEGSVYDTPEGIRLRNATVTTIAPTGTLSIIANCSSGIEPLFAVSYVRTVMDNDRLIEVNPLFEDLALKQGFYSRDLMALIAEHGSVAGVEGVPADIQRVFVTAHEVAPEWHVRMQAAFQKSTDNAVSKTVNFSNEATVEDVRHVYDLAHELGVKGVTIYRDGSKENQVLSTGKTGKAGAAAEPARHGEIEPRPRPSVTMGRTEKIQTGCGNLYVTINSDEQGLCEVFTQMGKSGGCAASQSEALSRMISVSLRAGVDPQAILKHLRGIRCPSPAWAQGGKVLSCADAVGIAMEHYLEWMETGTASTMVSKNTDELVNLAGACPECGGALEHESGCAVCRACGFSKCA